A DNA window from Gemella massiliensis contains the following coding sequences:
- the mutL gene encoding DNA mismatch repair endonuclease MutL yields MGKINILSAELSNKIAAGEVVERPSSVVKELLENSIDAGSTNIKIIIKEFGIKQIRIIDNGSGISNDDLGKAFLRHATSKINNDYDLFHIDTLGFRGEALASIASVSKVIIKSCSGEMQGKMMTLESGKVVKDEWYAPIKGTDISVENLFYNTPARLKYLRNPHTEQANIMNVINKFALSYPNIAFEVHVDGKILLKTYGDGNIHKIISKIYSMTVAKNMIEFSGNNDDYEIKGYISVPEETRASKNYINIFINGRYIRNYIIQNSIVAAYGTLLMKNRYPLCIIDIRMDPVLLDVNVHPTKQEVRLSKETELVTLIKRVIFDRLSNYTYIPQGMNNVLTKKEKEHIEKINFLEELDNKYIIKENEFNFGDKEDLELIKRNYDNKENSIYNTTDSKLKFTPNPQLRRKNSSNEKPTVKEIENFMNFSKNEEFDDYNSSDEIKNVAADFEINKGIDYKQEPETKTKILPDLKVLAQIFKTYILAEADNKIFLIDQHAAAERYNYEKLQKEFSQKANYKKQLLVPLMFNFSVEEVADIKSNMEKFKELGIEFEEFGNNSYVVREFPLWAAEESEEVIKTVVDKVLNNRNITLVELRNDALAMASCKMSIKANQVLNEVEMNKAISDLYKCENPFTCPHGRPIITKMDKKDLEKMFKRIV; encoded by the coding sequence TTGGGAAAAATAAATATACTGTCTGCGGAATTATCAAATAAAATAGCAGCCGGAGAAGTGGTGGAAAGACCTTCTTCCGTTGTTAAAGAATTATTGGAAAATTCGATTGATGCCGGTAGTACAAATATTAAGATTATAATAAAAGAATTCGGAATTAAACAAATAAGAATTATTGATAACGGTAGTGGTATTAGCAACGATGATTTAGGAAAAGCTTTTTTAAGACATGCCACAAGTAAAATTAATAATGACTATGACTTGTTTCATATAGATACATTAGGGTTTAGAGGTGAAGCACTTGCGAGTATAGCTTCTGTAAGTAAAGTCATTATAAAAAGCTGTAGTGGTGAAATGCAAGGGAAGATGATGACGTTGGAGTCAGGTAAAGTTGTTAAAGATGAATGGTATGCTCCTATAAAAGGAACTGACATAAGTGTTGAAAACTTATTTTATAACACGCCTGCAAGGTTAAAATATTTAAGAAATCCGCACACTGAACAGGCTAATATAATGAATGTTATTAATAAATTCGCTCTTTCGTACCCAAATATAGCCTTTGAGGTGCATGTAGATGGGAAAATATTATTAAAAACCTATGGTGACGGTAATATTCATAAGATTATATCGAAAATATATAGTATGACTGTAGCTAAAAATATGATAGAATTTTCCGGTAACAATGATGATTATGAAATAAAAGGATATATTTCTGTTCCGGAAGAAACACGTGCCAGTAAGAACTATATTAATATATTTATTAATGGGAGATATATAAGAAATTATATTATTCAAAATTCAATTGTAGCCGCCTATGGTACTTTACTTATGAAAAATCGTTATCCGCTTTGTATCATAGATATAAGAATGGATCCGGTTTTACTTGATGTTAATGTTCATCCAACAAAACAAGAAGTGAGATTATCAAAAGAAACAGAGTTGGTAACTTTGATAAAACGAGTTATTTTTGATAGATTAAGTAACTATACTTATATTCCGCAGGGAATGAACAATGTATTGACAAAAAAAGAGAAAGAACATATAGAAAAAATAAATTTTTTAGAAGAATTAGATAATAAGTATATTATAAAAGAAAATGAATTTAATTTCGGAGATAAAGAAGATTTAGAATTAATAAAAAGAAATTATGATAACAAAGAAAATTCAATTTATAATACGACAGATTCAAAATTAAAATTCACACCAAATCCACAACTAAGAAGAAAAAATTCAAGTAATGAAAAACCTACAGTAAAAGAAATTGAAAATTTTATGAATTTTTCTAAGAACGAAGAATTTGATGATTATAATAGCAGTGATGAGATTAAAAATGTTGCTGCTGATTTTGAGATAAACAAGGGAATAGATTATAAACAAGAACCGGAAACTAAAACCAAAATATTACCTGATTTAAAGGTTCTTGCACAAATATTTAAAACATATATATTAGCAGAAGCTGACAATAAAATATTTTTAATAGATCAGCATGCAGCTGCGGAACGTTATAATTATGAAAAATTACAAAAAGAATTTTCTCAAAAGGCTAATTACAAAAAGCAACTTTTAGTCCCACTTATGTTTAATTTTTCTGTAGAGGAAGTTGCTGATATAAAGAGTAATATGGAAAAATTCAAGGAACTAGGTATAGAGTTTGAAGAATTTGGGAATAATTCGTATGTGGTACGTGAATTTCCGCTTTGGGCTGCTGAAGAAAGCGAAGAAGTTATTAAGACAGTAGTCGATAAAGTTTTAAATAATAGAAATATAACATTAGTAGAATTACGTAATGATGCGTTGGCAATGGCAAGTTGTA